One Owenweeksia hongkongensis DSM 17368 genomic region harbors:
- the mce gene encoding methylmalonyl-CoA epimerase, with protein MDKIEHIGIAVKDIEASNKLFASLFGEPHYKMEEVASEGVKTSFFKTGPNKIELLEATHPDSPIAKFIEKKGEGIHHIAFAVSDIKAEIKRLKAEGFTVLNEEPKHGADNKLVAFMHPKTTNGVLIELCEDR; from the coding sequence ATGGACAAAATAGAACACATAGGAATAGCCGTAAAAGACATTGAAGCTTCAAATAAACTTTTTGCAAGCCTATTTGGTGAGCCACATTATAAGATGGAAGAGGTGGCTAGTGAAGGCGTGAAGACCTCATTCTTTAAAACTGGCCCCAATAAAATAGAATTGCTAGAGGCTACCCACCCTGATAGCCCCATAGCCAAGTTTATAGAAAAGAAAGGCGAGGGAATACATCACATCGCCTTTGCTGTATCTGATATTAAAGCTGAAATAAAGCGCTTAAAAGCTGAAGGTTTTACGGTGCTCAATGAAGAGCCAAAGCACGGTGCCGATAATAAGCTTGTTGCTTTTATGCACCCAAAAACTACGAATGGAGTTTTGATAGAACTTTGCGAAGATCGTTAA
- a CDS encoding HAD family hydrolase → MIKNILFDFGAVLIPIDESLTWSAFQELGAKDELKDQQKLFQKYEKGKISTSEFLAQIQPYFFRKIYPPQLGEAWNSMLKPLPSERVNFLKRLKKEYRIFLLSNTNELHINHIKQQAGLFEYKQFISQFENVHYSYEMGMRKPDAEIFEKVLKDNNLVAEETFYIDDGKKHIKTAKSLGIETWHFKPEEDDINDLRKVLSKLHS, encoded by the coding sequence ATGATAAAAAACATACTATTTGATTTTGGTGCTGTCTTAATTCCGATTGACGAAAGCCTCACTTGGTCAGCATTTCAGGAGCTTGGCGCAAAGGATGAACTAAAGGATCAGCAGAAATTATTTCAGAAATACGAAAAGGGAAAAATTTCTACCTCAGAATTTTTAGCTCAAATTCAACCTTACTTCTTTAGAAAAATATACCCACCCCAACTGGGCGAAGCTTGGAACTCAATGTTAAAACCACTCCCAAGTGAGCGCGTGAATTTTCTGAAAAGACTAAAAAAAGAATACAGAATATTTCTACTTAGTAATACGAATGAACTTCACATAAACCATATTAAGCAGCAAGCGGGTTTATTCGAATACAAGCAATTTATCAGTCAATTTGAAAATGTGCACTACAGCTATGAAATGGGCATGCGTAAGCCAGACGCTGAAATATTTGAAAAAGTATTGAAAGACAATAACCTTGTGGCCGAAGAGACTTTTTATATTGATGATGGAAAGAAGCACATCAAAACTGCAAAATCACTGGGAATAGAAACCTGGCACTTTAAGCCCGAGGAAGATGATATTAACGATCTTCGCAAAGTTCTATCAAAACTCCATTCGTAG
- a CDS encoding paraquat-inducible protein A: MAEVSKGESQSVLIIRQIVKTQNNLPPFGSLILLSSSTMNSEKKSTLKQIILVVCLIPLLALTAWWGYQVYSQSNERSDIKDDYMEANSIMHGIFSVNNWREEFKNIITNQIEEFDLTPKQDSILRVQINSLLNSMITEAKNQVKEDDKTLGKKIRRWAINTVVDWENLRERVPGFTESIVEDLTSEESKERLKIFALDKFNEYADQIYDDTLTTYLQSIYTKYDLENQPAFNEYVVEQTDAMEDDVNQLALSMLAVVGFFLLLWALAYKFPELRKPLFFMSVLLALIVVVTGLASPMIEIDARINKVDFVLLGEHIYFDNQMIFYRSKSILQVVSLLFQSPRIDSKMVGFLVLAFSVILPISKLISTQIYLLGKGALRKNKIIQWLAFKSGKWSMADVMVVAIFMSYVSFDGILDHQLEYARVETETLTSLATNLTSLQPGFMLFLTYVLYGLILAAILGKISPKPGEVESK; the protein is encoded by the coding sequence ATGGCAGAAGTAAGTAAAGGGGAGTCACAATCTGTATTAATAATTCGTCAAATTGTAAAGACTCAAAACAATTTACCACCTTTTGGGTCTTTAATCCTACTTTCAAGCTCAACTATGAATTCAGAAAAGAAAAGCACACTTAAGCAAATCATCCTTGTTGTTTGTCTTATCCCATTACTAGCCCTAACCGCTTGGTGGGGGTACCAGGTCTATAGTCAATCCAATGAACGTTCCGACATTAAAGACGACTACATGGAGGCCAACAGCATTATGCATGGTATCTTTTCTGTAAACAACTGGCGCGAAGAGTTTAAAAACATCATCACTAACCAAATTGAGGAATTTGACTTAACCCCGAAGCAGGACAGCATTTTGCGGGTTCAGATAAACTCATTGCTAAACAGCATGATTACGGAAGCCAAAAATCAGGTAAAGGAAGATGATAAAACTCTTGGAAAAAAAATACGTAGATGGGCCATAAATACCGTTGTGGATTGGGAAAATCTAAGAGAACGAGTTCCTGGTTTTACAGAATCTATCGTTGAAGACCTCACCAGTGAAGAAAGTAAGGAGCGACTGAAAATATTTGCGCTTGATAAATTCAATGAATACGCAGATCAGATTTACGATGATACACTTACTACCTATCTCCAGAGCATCTACACCAAATATGATTTGGAAAATCAGCCCGCCTTTAATGAGTATGTAGTAGAACAAACAGATGCCATGGAGGATGACGTGAACCAGCTAGCACTGTCTATGCTGGCGGTTGTAGGATTCTTTTTGCTATTATGGGCCTTAGCCTATAAATTTCCGGAATTGCGAAAACCACTTTTCTTTATGTCGGTGCTTTTGGCTCTAATTGTTGTTGTTACCGGGCTTGCAAGCCCCATGATTGAGATTGATGCCCGTATCAACAAGGTGGATTTCGTTTTGCTTGGTGAGCATATCTACTTTGATAACCAAATGATTTTTTACCGAAGCAAAAGCATCCTCCAGGTAGTTTCTTTACTGTTTCAATCTCCGAGAATTGATTCCAAAATGGTTGGTTTCCTGGTGTTAGCCTTCAGTGTGATATTACCTATTTCCAAACTTATCTCCACCCAAATTTACCTTTTGGGAAAGGGCGCTTTGCGTAAAAATAAAATCATACAGTGGTTGGCCTTTAAATCCGGCAAATGGAGCATGGCCGATGTAATGGTGGTAGCGATTTTTATGAGCTACGTAAGCTTTGATGGGATATTGGATCATCAACTAGAATATGCCCGCGTAGAAACCGAAACACTTACTTCACTGGCTACAAATCTTACTTCTTTGCAACCGGGGTTTATGCTGTTTTTAACCTATGTCCTTTACGGTTTAATCCTTGCCGCTATATTGGGTAAAATCAGCCCGAAGCCCGGAGAAGTTGAAAGCAAGTAG
- a CDS encoding ABC transporter ATP-binding protein, with protein sequence MKSFWRIIRYARPYRVNAFLNIFFNLLGIVFSLVSIALIIPVLGIIFDNAKTELVQPVFEGSIIDYGKAYLEYEVALRMQDTGQSDALMYVCFIVIIAFFLKNLFGYLALYFITPMRNGITRDLRKELHTKILALPIGFFSEQRKGDIISRMTTDMKEVEWSILMALEMVFREPIMIISSLVVLLWMSPALTVFVFILLPVVSVVVTTIGKSLKRSSQKAQMQVGGIMSQTEESITGLKVIKAFNAEPLKRNLFQRSVDSYFDTMNRVMRKTALSSPISEFLGVSVMAVVIWYGGGLVLANEGFTPEAFIAYIVFFYQIIPPAKTLSKASYNVQRGNAASERILEILDAENPIISKPDAVSISSFDKELKFENVSFAYEEKNVVNNVSLTVEKGKMVALVGQSGSGKTTLTNLVPRFYDVTGGQLLIDGKDVRDVKLHDLRGLLGIVTQESLLFNESVFYNITLGKPEATLEEVQQAAKIANAHDFIMGLEKGYDTNIGDAGGKLSGGQKQRISIARAVLKNPPILILDEATSALDTESEKLVQEALFKLMQNRTSLVIAHRLSTIQHADEIVVMNEGHIAERGTHQELLEKNGIYSRLVEMQKFD encoded by the coding sequence ATGAAATCATTCTGGAGAATAATTAGATATGCGCGCCCTTATCGCGTAAACGCCTTCCTTAACATATTTTTCAACCTTCTGGGAATAGTCTTTTCCTTGGTTTCCATTGCGCTCATTATTCCTGTGCTGGGGATAATTTTTGACAATGCTAAAACCGAATTGGTACAACCGGTATTTGAGGGTAGTATTATAGATTACGGAAAGGCATATTTGGAGTATGAAGTGGCCTTAAGAATGCAAGACACCGGGCAAAGTGATGCTTTGATGTATGTATGCTTCATTGTAATTATAGCTTTCTTTCTAAAGAATTTGTTCGGCTATTTGGCCTTGTATTTCATCACACCCATGCGAAATGGAATAACCCGCGATTTACGAAAAGAGCTTCACACCAAAATATTAGCACTTCCGATTGGGTTTTTTAGCGAACAGCGAAAAGGTGATATAATTTCTAGAATGACCACCGACATGAAAGAGGTGGAATGGTCCATCCTTATGGCGCTTGAAATGGTGTTTAGAGAGCCTATAATGATTATTAGCTCGCTTGTGGTTTTGCTATGGATGAGCCCTGCGCTTACCGTTTTTGTATTTATCCTTTTACCTGTAGTTTCCGTTGTTGTTACTACTATTGGTAAGAGTTTAAAGCGGTCCTCACAGAAAGCTCAAATGCAGGTGGGCGGCATTATGTCGCAAACGGAAGAAAGCATTACAGGGCTAAAAGTCATCAAAGCTTTTAATGCGGAGCCGCTTAAGCGAAACTTGTTTCAGAGAAGTGTAGATAGTTATTTCGATACAATGAACCGCGTGATGCGTAAGACGGCTTTGTCATCACCTATTAGTGAATTTTTAGGCGTAAGTGTAATGGCCGTTGTAATATGGTATGGTGGTGGTTTGGTGCTAGCCAATGAAGGCTTTACACCAGAAGCGTTTATCGCCTACATTGTATTCTTTTACCAGATTATACCACCTGCAAAAACCTTGTCTAAGGCATCCTATAATGTGCAGCGTGGAAATGCAGCCTCGGAAAGAATTTTGGAAATATTGGATGCTGAAAATCCAATAATCAGCAAGCCGGATGCTGTATCTATTTCAAGTTTTGATAAAGAGCTGAAGTTTGAAAATGTGTCTTTTGCTTACGAAGAAAAGAATGTGGTAAACAATGTGAGCCTCACTGTGGAGAAGGGAAAAATGGTAGCCTTAGTTGGGCAATCCGGAAGTGGAAAAACTACGCTTACCAATTTAGTTCCTCGCTTTTATGATGTTACAGGCGGTCAGCTTTTGATTGATGGAAAAGATGTTCGCGATGTGAAGCTTCATGATTTAAGAGGACTTTTGGGAATTGTTACCCAAGAGTCATTATTATTTAATGAATCAGTGTTTTACAATATTACTTTGGGTAAACCAGAAGCTACTTTGGAAGAAGTGCAGCAGGCCGCAAAAATTGCAAATGCTCACGATTTTATAATGGGTCTGGAGAAAGGCTACGATACCAATATTGGTGATGCTGGAGGTAAATTAAGCGGTGGCCAAAAGCAGAGAATTAGCATTGCAAGAGCCGTTTTAAAGAACCCTCCAATCCTTATTTTGGATGAGGCTACTTCAGCTTTGGATACTGAATCTGAAAAACTAGTTCAAGAGGCTTTGTTTAAGCTTATGCAGAATAGAACCTCTTTGGTTATTGCACACAGGTTGAGCACCATTCAGCATGCCGATGAAATAGTAGTGATGAACGAGGGTCATATTGCTGAGAGGGGCACTCATCAAGAATTATTGGAAAAAAACGGCATCTACAGCCGACTGGTGGAGATGCAGAAGTTTGACTAG
- a CDS encoding PKD domain-containing protein: MLKKLLKATAVLVALVGSGPLFGQAGDYAFSTSTSTYTPLGGSATAVDILADTRSDTVAIGFDFYFEGVAYDSASVASDGFLSFVVGASSTLSNDLDNGSGIRRPLVAPLWDDHDGRANTSAAAYEVTGVAPNRVFTFEWRDWEWSYNSTDSVVSFQVKLYETTNVIEFHYRWECANCITSPDASIGLSGASTFLSVTDINTGTPTASNTTENSSIDTVVSNQVLTFTPPACASPGNVAYTNVKSDSITVNWSAAGSGPWYIYWGPCGFDQASSGVNIDTSSTLSFIAHGLSHSTSYEFSVFEDCGTNGLSDTTEGGCVNTTCLVQSLPYSESFGANLGCMSVTQNGGTTADTWEWVLDYPDLFSGPQTIDGNPGFAFVDSDGAGSGVDMDEILESPEIDASGITGALVLEFDQYYRNLGDTASVDVWDGSQWVNVLKQSASAGLFGNPDFQSIDISAYANANLKVRFHYYEANYAWYWGIDNLLIHEVLCQPSSNLVAYATSSDSIAVTWNPGAGVSYGVEYGPAGFTPGTGTGISTTDTFAIANGLTTQTLYDFYVYDTCSAGNSLPLGPLTVSTTCLKQTIPYTESFDTDLGCFVVTQNGGTSNDTWNWVSEYNSFSGAQTLDNDTGFAFVDSDGAGIGVDMDEMLESPAIDASGLPGTTALILEFDQYYNALGDTAAVDVWDGTQWVNILKQSSDIGAFGNPDHQFIDVTAHANADFKVRFHYYNANWAYYWAVDNFSVSTLPCGIASALDTGVVTPNSAVLKWTSNGTLWNILWGPPGFNQASGSGNKISGVSTNPYTLTGLGADSCYSFYVQDTCSGIGSGPWVGPFTFCTPPTCPAPTSLGVVAGSITNSGADIYWTSGGATNYNIEYGPTGFIKGTGSTVQATNDTITLSSLNSATSYEFYVRDSCSATDTSKWTGPVSFVTLCNPFVAPYVQNFDAADWVADDADFSATNSQIGLCWERTPNSGTSYSWRVRSTSTGSSSTGPDSDTTGGSFVYAEASSGLSGDSTQLISPQIDLSNLSTPIMTFAYHFYGSNINKMYVAIDAGSGWVTVDSIVGSQQSSSSDLWINDTVDLAGYMNQSIKVAFTAISGGCCAGDLALDAFYVGDPVTCLSPTAVAVANASCDSVEVSWTSDAASTSSYIEYGAKGFAFGSGTIIANATSPQTISGLMLDTEYDVYVVDSCSMDQSNPSSVATFKTDSVGPVLASFTNVQTATTLADAMVDFDGSGSTGDGLSYDWDFDNGSTGTGMNAQGTYTTNGTYNVMLTVTDRCGNTDDTTIVITVAGISIIENEYNAGIEMYPNPNKGSFNVNVTDGSGAYTIEVVDLSGRVIYQQGDINPGTAHKVELQNKANGVYMVRLKGKGLNVTQRIVID, encoded by the coding sequence ATGTTAAAAAAATTACTCAAAGCTACCGCGGTGTTGGTTGCACTGGTTGGTAGCGGGCCGTTATTCGGTCAAGCAGGAGACTATGCGTTTAGCACCTCCACAAGTACTTATACTCCACTAGGAGGGTCAGCAACGGCTGTGGATATTCTCGCTGATACCAGGTCAGATACCGTAGCCATAGGTTTTGATTTCTATTTTGAAGGTGTGGCCTATGACTCAGCATCCGTAGCTTCTGATGGCTTTTTGTCATTCGTAGTTGGAGCTAGTTCTACCCTATCTAATGATTTGGATAATGGGTCTGGAATTAGACGCCCGTTAGTTGCACCATTATGGGATGATCATGATGGTCGAGCGAATACTTCAGCGGCAGCTTACGAAGTTACCGGGGTAGCTCCAAATCGTGTTTTCACTTTTGAGTGGCGAGACTGGGAATGGAGTTATAATTCTACAGACTCTGTAGTATCGTTTCAGGTAAAGCTATATGAAACTACCAATGTTATTGAGTTTCATTATCGTTGGGAATGTGCAAACTGCATAACTAGTCCCGATGCCTCTATTGGTTTAAGTGGAGCAAGTACTTTTCTTTCTGTAACAGATATTAATACAGGTACACCCACTGCATCTAATACTACGGAGAATTCTTCGATTGACACCGTAGTTAGCAATCAAGTATTGACTTTTACTCCACCGGCATGTGCCAGCCCTGGGAATGTGGCCTATACTAACGTAAAGTCGGATAGCATAACTGTAAACTGGAGTGCTGCCGGAAGCGGCCCTTGGTATATTTACTGGGGTCCATGCGGCTTCGATCAAGCTTCATCTGGAGTTAATATTGATACTTCCTCAACTTTAAGTTTTATTGCACATGGCTTGTCTCATTCTACTAGCTATGAGTTTAGTGTTTTTGAAGATTGCGGAACAAATGGTCTAAGTGATACAACCGAAGGTGGTTGTGTAAACACCACTTGCCTTGTACAATCATTGCCATATAGCGAAAGTTTTGGTGCCAACCTTGGGTGTATGTCTGTAACTCAAAATGGAGGGACAACAGCCGACACATGGGAGTGGGTACTGGATTACCCAGACCTGTTTAGCGGACCACAAACTATTGATGGAAACCCAGGTTTTGCTTTTGTGGATAGTGATGGAGCAGGTTCTGGTGTGGATATGGACGAAATATTAGAAAGCCCAGAAATTGATGCTTCTGGAATAACTGGTGCCTTGGTATTAGAGTTTGATCAATACTACAGAAATCTAGGTGATACTGCTTCAGTGGATGTTTGGGATGGATCTCAATGGGTGAATGTGCTTAAGCAATCTGCTTCTGCCGGTTTATTTGGAAATCCAGATTTCCAGTCTATAGATATTAGTGCTTACGCTAATGCCAATTTAAAAGTTAGATTCCATTATTACGAAGCTAACTACGCATGGTATTGGGGTATAGATAATTTGCTTATTCATGAAGTTTTATGTCAGCCATCATCAAATCTTGTAGCTTATGCAACTTCATCAGATTCCATTGCTGTAACCTGGAACCCTGGCGCTGGTGTAAGTTATGGAGTGGAATACGGTCCGGCTGGTTTTACTCCAGGAACAGGAACTGGCATATCAACTACAGATACATTTGCAATTGCAAATGGCCTTACTACCCAAACTCTGTATGATTTTTATGTATATGATACATGTTCAGCTGGAAACAGCCTGCCTTTGGGACCTCTTACAGTAAGCACAACATGTCTAAAACAAACAATACCATATACCGAATCATTTGACACAGATCTTGGCTGTTTTGTAGTTACTCAAAATGGAGGAACCAGCAATGATACTTGGAACTGGGTATCTGAATATAACTCATTTAGCGGAGCTCAAACTTTGGATAATGACACAGGTTTCGCCTTTGTAGATAGTGATGGCGCAGGCATTGGAGTTGATATGGATGAAATGCTTGAGTCTCCGGCTATTGATGCTTCAGGTTTGCCGGGTACTACTGCTTTGATTCTTGAATTTGATCAATATTATAATGCATTAGGTGATACAGCTGCAGTAGACGTATGGGACGGTACACAATGGGTAAATATCTTAAAGCAGTCTTCAGATATTGGTGCTTTTGGTAATCCAGACCATCAGTTTATTGATGTTACCGCACATGCGAATGCAGATTTTAAAGTGCGTTTTCATTACTATAATGCGAACTGGGCTTACTACTGGGCTGTTGATAATTTTTCGGTATCCACATTACCATGTGGAATAGCTTCTGCACTTGATACGGGTGTGGTTACACCTAATTCAGCTGTTTTGAAATGGACATCTAATGGTACTTTGTGGAACATCCTGTGGGGACCTCCAGGGTTTAACCAAGCTTCTGGTAGCGGAAATAAAATTAGCGGAGTTTCAACTAACCCATATACTCTTACAGGTTTAGGTGCTGATTCTTGCTATAGTTTTTATGTTCAAGATACTTGTTCAGGAATAGGCTCTGGTCCATGGGTAGGTCCGTTTACTTTCTGTACGCCTCCAACTTGCCCGGCACCTACAAGCTTAGGAGTTGTTGCAGGTTCAATAACAAATAGCGGTGCGGACATTTATTGGACATCTGGTGGTGCTACCAACTATAATATTGAATATGGTCCAACAGGCTTTATAAAGGGTACTGGCTCTACAGTACAGGCTACTAATGATACCATTACCTTAAGTTCATTGAACTCAGCAACGAGCTATGAATTTTATGTGAGAGATAGCTGTAGCGCTACAGACACAAGTAAGTGGACTGGGCCAGTAAGTTTTGTTACATTATGTAATCCATTTGTTGCTCCTTATGTACAGAATTTTGATGCAGCGGATTGGGTAGCAGATGACGCGGACTTTAGTGCAACAAATAGTCAAATTGGCCTTTGCTGGGAAAGAACACCAAATAGCGGAACTAGCTATAGCTGGAGAGTACGATCTACTTCTACTGGGTCTAGTAGCACTGGGCCAGACAGCGATACTACCGGTGGTAGCTTCGTTTATGCTGAAGCATCTAGTGGTTTGAGTGGAGATTCAACTCAACTGATTTCTCCCCAAATTGATCTTTCAAACTTGAGTACACCTATTATGACATTTGCTTACCATTTTTATGGTAGTAATATCAATAAAATGTATGTGGCCATAGACGCGGGAAGCGGTTGGGTAACTGTTGATTCAATTGTAGGTAGCCAACAATCATCAAGCAGTGATTTGTGGATTAATGACACTGTTGACTTAGCAGGTTATATGAACCAATCGATAAAGGTTGCCTTTACTGCTATTTCAGGTGGATGTTGTGCAGGAGACCTTGCTTTAGATGCATTCTATGTAGGAGATCCTGTAACTTGCCTTTCACCTACAGCTGTAGCAGTAGCTAATGCATCATGTGATTCAGTAGAAGTAAGTTGGACGAGTGATGCAGCTAGCACATCCAGCTATATAGAATATGGTGCAAAAGGTTTTGCATTTGGTAGTGGAACTATAATAGCGAATGCTACAAGCCCACAAACTATCAGCGGATTGATGCTAGACACAGAGTATGACGTTTATGTAGTGGATAGCTGTAGTATGGATCAAAGTAATCCATCTTCGGTTGCTACTTTCAAAACTGACTCAGTAGGGCCAGTATTGGCAAGTTTCACCAATGTACAAACGGCAACTACTTTGGCTGACGCAATGGTTGATTTTGACGGATCGGGATCTACAGGTGATGGGCTTAGCTACGATTGGGATTTTGATAACGGAAGTACAGGAACAGGTATGAATGCTCAAGGTACATATACTACCAATGGGACTTACAATGTGATGCTTACTGTAACCGATCGTTGTGGAAACACCGATGATACCACTATCGTAATTACGGTGGCAGGTATCAGCATCATAGAAAATGAGTACAATGCAGGTATAGAAATGTATCCTAATCCAAACAAGGGATCATTTAATGTAAATGTGACTGATGGCTCTGGTGCATACACGATTGAAGTGGTAGACCTTAGCGGTAGAGTAATTTATCAGCAAGGAGACATTAATCCAGGAACTGCGCACAAAGTTGAACTTCAGAACAAAGCCAATGGGGTGTATATGGTACGCCTAAAAGGTAAAGGACTGAATGTAACACAGCGTATAGTGATCGACTAG